GTTCCTTGGCAGCGACCTTTCGTCTTACTCCACCGGTATCACGCTCGACGTGAACGGCGGCATGCTGATCCATTAAGGAGACCCGACGATGACGGATACTACAGTTCAACAGGTTACCGCGGCGGCATGGCGTATTCGCCGCTATGCACTGCGCATGGGCGAAGTGCAGGGGCAGGGGTACATCGGGCAGGCGCTGGGCTATGCCGACGTACTGGCCACCGCGTTTACCCACGGTATGAACCTCAAGCCGGACGAGCCGGAGTGGGAAGGCCGTGACCGTTTTCTGCTTTCTCACGGTCATTACGCCATTGCCTGTTATGCCGCCCTGATTGAAGCGGGGATCATTCCTGAAGAGGAACTGGAGACCTACGGCTCGGACGACAGTCGCCTGCCAATGTCCGGTATGGCAACTTACACGCCGGGCATGGAGATCTCCGGTGGGTCGCTGGGGCAGGGGTTAAGTATTGGGGTCGGCATGGCGCTGGGGCTGAAGCACAAGCAGAGCCCGGCATGGGTCGTTAACTCCATGTCGGACGGTGAGCTTGACGAAGGATCAACCTGGGAAGCGGCTATGTCTGCAGCGCACCATGGCCTGTCGAACCTGATCGTGCTGGTGGACATTAACCGCCAGCAGGCAGACGGCAACTCGCACAAAATTCTTGGCTTTGAGCCGCTGGAGGATAAATGGACCTCGTTCGGCTGGTACGTGCAGCGCGTAAATGGCAACGATGTCCCTGCGCTGGTTGCGGCGTTTGATAACGCCAGACGCTATCCCGAAAACCAGCCACGCGTCATTTTGTGCGACACGCTGATGGGCAAAGGTGTGCCTTTCCTCGAACAACGTGACAAGAACCATTTTATTCGCGTGGATGCTGACGAGTGGCAAAAGGCACTCGCCGTGCTGGATGCCAACAAACCTGAAGGAGTGCTGTAATGAGCCAGATAACGGAGAAAAAACCGCGTTTAACCACGTCGGCCATGATTGCCTCTATTGCGGAAGACGGCCAGGAGACGCGCTCTGCACCGTTCGGCCATGCGCTGGTGAAGCTGGCGGAACAGCGCCCGGAAGTTGTCGGTATGACGGCGGATTTGTCGAAATATACCGATCTGCATATCTTTGCCCAGGCGTATCCGGAACGTTTCTTCCAGATGGGGATGGCGGAGCAACTCTTAATGGGCGCGGCCGGGGGAATGGCAAAAGAGGGGTTTATTCCCTTTGCCACGACGTATGCGGTCTTTGCCACACGTCGTGCCTACGATTTTATTCATCAGGTTATCGCCGAAGAGCATCTCAACGTGAAGATATGCGCTGCGCTGCCGGGATTAACCACGGGCTACGGTCCGAGCCACCAGGCGACGGAAGATATTGCGATTATGCGCGGTATTCCGGGGATGACCATCATCGATCCCTGCGATGCGATAGACACCGAACAGGCAGTACCGGCGATCGCGGCGCACAATGGGCCGGTGTATATGCGACTGCTGCGTGGCAAGGTGCCGGTGGTGCTGGACCAGTACAATTACCGGTTTACGCTGGGCAAAGCCGCGCTGCTGGAAGAGGGGAGCGACGTCCTGATCATCGCTTCAGGGCTGATGACCATGCGCGCGCTGGAGGCCGCAAAGCAACTGCGTAAGGATAACGTCAGCGTGGCGGTACTGCATTCGCCCACCATTAAACCGCTGGATGAGGAGACTATCCTGGCGCAGACCGCGAAACCTGGGCGGCTGGTGGTGGTCGCCGAAAACCACAGCACCGTAGGGGGGCTTTGTGAGGCCGTGGCGTCGCTGCTGATGCGTCATCGCGTGCATGTCGACTTTGATACCGTTGCGCTACCAGATGCTTTCCTGGATGCAGGTGCGCTCCCGACGCTTCACGAACGCTACGGGATCTCAACGGCAGCCATGGTGGAGAAGATCCGGCGCAGGCTTTGATTCGCCAGACGGTTTAGTTGTCAACGGGCGAGGGGTGTTTTACCCTCGCCTCTGTTGCAATGAAGGAGTCCGTGATGGCACAAAATATCTACGACAACCCTGCCTTTTTTGAAGGTTACGCCCAGTTGCCGCGCTCGGTAGACGGCCTGAATGGCGCGCCGGAGTGGCCTGCGCTGAAAAGCATGCTGCCGGATCTACACGGCAAATCGGTTATCGATCTCGGCTGTGGCTATGGCTGGTTCTGCCGCGCAGCGCGTGAGCTGGGCGCTTCTGCGGTAACCGGCGTTGATATCTCCGAAAAAATGCTCGCCCGTGCGGCAGAGCTGACCCACGATGACGGGATTGTGTATCAACGTAGCGATCTGGAATCGCTGGCGATGAAAGCGAACAGTTTCGATCTGGTCTACAGCTCGCTGGCGCTGCACTATCTGCCCGAGCTGAACACCCTGTTTGGCAACGTTCAGCGTGCGCTGAAACCTGGCGGCAGCCTGGTCTTTTCCATGGAGCACCCGATTTACACCTGCGCGACGCGTCAGGGCTGGCTGACCGATGACGCCGGCGTGCGTTTCTGGGGCGTGAACCACTATCAGGACGAAGGCCAGCGCGTCAGCAACTGGCTGGCAGACGGCGTGATCAAGTATCACCGCACGCTGGGCAGCACGCTTAACGCGCTGATCACCGCCGGGTTAACGGTAAGCGAAGTGAACGAATGGGGACCAACGCAGGCACAGATTGACGCCTGGCCCGCGCTGGCCGAAGAGGCAGACCGCCCGATGCTGGTGCTGATTTCCGCCCGTAAGGATCAGTAACCGACCTTGTAAACGCGGCCGCTCTGCACGCCTTCCACGCTGCGGCGATAGGCTTGCGCCACGGTGGCGGCCGGCACGCTTTCAAAGCCCGGGAAGAAGCCGTCGTACGTTTCGACCGATTCGGTGAGAACCGTCGGGCTTATCAGGTTGATGCGGATCCCACGCGGCAGCTCGCAGGCGGCAGCGCGAACAAACCCTTCCAGCGCGGCATTCACCGTGGTGGCATTGACGCCCTGCGCGATGGGCTCGTGCGCCACAATCCCGCTAATCAGGGTAATGGAGCCGCCATCGTTCAGGTAGTGCTGGCCGGTCAGCGCCAGGCGCACCTGTCCGAGCAGTTTATCCTGTAACCCCTGATTGAAATCGCTGTCCTTCATGGTGGCGAGGGGGCCAAAGTACAACCCGCCGCTGGCGGAGACAATCGCATCCACCGGGCCAACCTTTTCAAACAGCGCCTGCACGCTCGCCTGCGACGTAATATCCACCTGCTCATCGCCCTGCGTGCGGCCCACGCGGATCACCTCGTGGCGGTGACCGAGCGCCTCCGTGACTGCACGACCGACCGTACCGCTGGCACCAATAATGATGATTTTCATAGCCGACTCCTCATGTTGTGAGCCTTCATTCTTTAATAAATTAAAAGTCGGATAAACTGGGCTAAAGTTAGAAGATTGCTAACCAGAGGTTTGTAATATGGATAAGCTTCGCGGCATGGAAACGTTTATCGCCGTGGTGGAAAGCGGCAGCTTCACCGGTGCGGCGTCCCGGCTGGATATGTCGTCGGTGATGGTGGGGAAGTACATTGCGCTGCTGGAATCACAGCTTGGCACCCGTCTGCTGGAGCGCAATACGCGACGTCAAAGCCTGACCGACGCCGGGCGGGTCTATTATGACGAGGCGAAGCGGGTGCTGGAGCAGGTGGCCATTGCCGAAAGCGCGGTGGAACGTCTGCGCGCCGCACCGGCGGGCACCCTGCGCGTGACGGCGCCTACGTCGTTTGGCGGTTGCGTTATCGCGCCGCTGACCGCCACCTTTTTGCAGCGCTACCCGGCAGTGCGTATCGAACTGGATCTCACCAACCGGATGGTGGATCTGGTGGAAGAGGGGGTCGATCTGGCCATTCGCATTGGTGATATCCGCAATGACGATTTGGTGGCGAAATACCTGTGCCCTTACAACATGGTGATCTGCGCGTCGCCGGATTATCTGGCGCGCCACGGTACGCCGCAAACGCCTGCCGATCTGGTGGACCATCTCTGTCTTTCCCACACGGTATGGACCGCGCGTAACGAATGGCGGCTGCCGGGTGTGGAGGGCGAGGTGCGCTGGAAGCGCGATGCCGTTTTACGCTGCAACGACGGCTACGGCTTACGCATGGCGGCGCGCGCCGGGGCGGGGCTGCTGCTGCAGCCGGAGGTGCTGGTGGCGGAAGAGCTGGCAAGCGGCAGACTGGTTCGGGTTCTGGAGCCGTTTACACCCGCGCCAAGGCCGGTGCATTTACTGTGGCGTCAGGATTTACGTCCCCTCCCGAAGCTAACGGAATTTATTGCTCATATTCTGCTAAGATTGGGCACAATATAAAAAAGAAGGTAATCAAAGAATGTCTGCAAACAAACTCGCCAGCAGTGCGCAGGGCCTGCAATCTTCCGCCATCCGTGAATTATTAAAACATAGCAAAATGGCAGGCGTCATTTCGCTGGGTGGGGGTATTCCTAACCCGGCCTTGTTCGATCACGAAGGTCTGAAAATGGCCGCTGATGCCGTACTGTCGCAGCATTTTGGTGAAGCCTTCCAGTATGGTCTGACCGAAGGTGTGCCGGGACTGCGGGACGAGATCCAGCGCATCTGCGAAGGGCGCGGGATCCGCTGCAAAGCGGATGATGTGGTCGTGACCTCCGGTTCACAACAATCCCTCGACGTGCTGGCGCGCGCGTTAATTAATCCGGGCGATACCGTCGTCGTCGAACGCCCAACCTATCTTGCCGCGCTGCAGGTCTTTGGTCTGGCGCAGGCGAATTTTGAATCGGTTGGCACCGATGGCGACGGCATGAAAGTGGATGAACTCGAAGCCCTGGTGGCAAATAAACCCATCAAAGCGGTTTATATTGTGCCGACATTCGGTAACCCGGGTGGCGTTACGCTGTCTGAGGCGCGCCGTAAACAGCTGGTGGAACTCTCGAAGCGCTATGACTTCGTGATTATCGAAGACGATCCGTACAGTGAAATTAATTACACCGACGAAGTTTTCCGCCCGTTAATTGCCCATGCCAACGATATCGGCAACGAAGAGAACGTGGTGTATACCTCAACCTTCTCTAAAATTCTCGCGCCGGGCACCCGTGTGGGCTGGGTGCTGGTACCAGAGTGGCTGAAGCGTGCGGTGGTGAATCTGAAGCAAACCACCGATCTGCACACCAGCACGCTGTCGCAGCTGATGACTTACGAATACCTGAAAACCGGGCGTCTGGCCGGGCAGATCAAAATGATCCGCGAAGCCTACCGTCAGAAGTATCAGACGTTCGCCAACGAACTGGAAGCCGAACTGGGCGATGTGATGTCGTTCCACAAGCCGAAGGGCGGCATGTTCCTGTGGGCGAATATGAAAAAGGGTAGTAATACCACGCGCTGGCTGGAAAAGACGTTAAGCAACGGCGTAGTATTTGTGCCGGGTGAATTTTTCTACTGCAGTGAGCCAGACCACTCGACGCTGCGTATGTCGTTTGTCACGCCAACGGATGAAGAGCTGAAAGAAGCGGTTCGTCGCCTGAAAAAATCGCTGTAAAAGACCTGCGCATAATGGCGTTCCTGCCGTTATGCGCAATACACGTTTTGTTGAGGTGTATAACCGTACCGGGCCCGGCGGAGTGACGTTATTCCGTCGCATGGGCCAGCGTGCGATCTGAAGCATCGCCGCTGAGAGCCCGCGTGACTTCATGGATCCGCCAGATTTTCCCTTCACGCAGCGTCGCAAACAGGTAAACCTCGATCTCTGCCTGACGACCGTCAGGATACGTGACCGTCACGATATGCCGGTCAGCCAGAAGTTTGTCATGACAGGCTATCTCCACCACGGTGAAGGCGATCGTGCGAGTCTGCGAGCTGACGTGGCTCAGGTGCTGGATAAATCCCCGGTAATCAAGCGTGTGACCGTCCGTAACCTGCTGGTAATCGGGCGTAAAGACCTCTGCCGGATCGATATCGCCGTTGAATAAGCGGGTTAACAGGCACGCCATCTTTTCGCGCTGTGCGGCGTTGTCGGTATCGGCTATCAGGGATGTGATTATGCTCATTAAGGGCTCCTTATGTGGTTTAGTCGCCATTATCCTTGACAGCCGAAGACGCAGTTTCTGTAATACGCCGATGAATAACGATTTTCGGTCAACATGACATGGTCAGTACTGAGACGCTCCTTCATCCTGGCGGGTACCGAACCCCCTGGCACAGCCATCGCGCTGGGCAGCTGTGGCGCATTGCAACGGGTCTGCTGGTGATTGAGTCACAGCGGGGGCGCTCGGTCGTACCGGCAAAACACATCGGCTGGATCCCGCCAGGTAATCAGCACGCCGCCTTTTCTGAAAGCGCGATAGAAGGCAGCGCCATCTATCTTGACCCCGCCTGCTGCACAAGGCTTCCCGATGTGCCCGCCCTGTTCGAGCCCGACGATCTTACCCATGCACTGTTTTCCCGCTTAAGCGTTGCTGAAAGCGAGTACGATCCGCGAAAGCTCACCCTGCTGCTGGATGAGCTTGCCGTGGCACCCCAGGTGCACTTTACTCTGCCCGTGCCGACGGATCCGCGTCTGAAGGACGTGGTCAGGCATTTGCTGCAGTTTGTCGATGATAATCAGACGGTTGAGAGCCATGCCCGCCAGGCGGGGATGAGCGTGCGTACGTTCAACCGTCGTTTTCGTGCCCAGACCGGAATGAACTTCGTTAACTGGCGGCAGCTGGCACGCGTGATGCAGGCAATGGAGTGGCTGGCCGCGGGGAAGCCGGTGGGGTGGATTGCGCTGTCCTGTGGCTACAGCAGCGTCAGCGCATTTATTGAGGTTTTCAGAGCATGGACCGGTAAAACGCCGGGGCAGTGGGCGGTTAAAGAAGTCCCTTTTGGGCGAAGGTAATGCGCGTGGCGAGGCTTTGTCAGGGATATTCGATTCTCCTTCTCCCGATTTCTACGTTTTGTTGTAGATTCATCCAGCATTCAGTGCTGGTAGTGGTGTGATCGGTGTTTATTCTCTCTGCCAGTTCAGAGATACGTAATTTTTCCTGGTTATTCATCATTAACGTTCTGTTTATAAATATAAAATAGATGCGGTATGATGCCCTCATCCCGACCCTCTCCCACAGGGAGAGGGAGAAAACTACCTCAACCCAGCAACGCGATTCCAGCCTCCGTCCTCAGCCAGCGCGGGGCTTTTAGCTGGTCGGCAAAATATCCAGTAAGTTCAAAGAGCAAATCCCCCATCACGCGTGCGGATTCGGGCGTAAGCGCGCCACTAATCAACAGTTGGGTAATTTCCTCGCAGTAGCGGCAGAGCTGGTCGGATTCGGTGTTGAATACAGGCTCACGTTCGGGAAACCGATCGACGGTGAGACGTTCCTGTAGGTGCTCAGGGATAGGCTCCAGCAGCATTGGGCGGAGCAGGGCAAACGTCGAGGCAAGACGACCGCAGAGGGCTATTTTTCTCGCGGGATTGGTCTCTTCCACCAGCGCTTCGCAATAGCGTTGGCAATTGTCGGCAAGTTCGATGAAGTCGGTGTTGCAGTCGAAAGGGGTCGTGAAAAGTGCGTTACTGGTGGTCATATGAAAGTTTCCATTAAGTGATTATGACACTGCCAGAGAAATGCCAATTTCCCGGGTGGCAGGACTGAACGGAGTTGGCATTACCGGCCTTAATGGACACCGGCGCGTCTTGCGACGCCCCCGCCCAGCCCACCATTGGAATGTAGCCAGACGCACGGCGCAACAAGAGCTGACGCCGCCATTAAGTTTAACCGGGATGCCAATCCCGACGCCAGATTTTGCTGGCGTGGGAGGAACATACGCCCGGTTAACCATAAAAAGAAGAAGGTTATCCAGGAAAAATCCAATCCTGTGAGGCGGCTTCAGGAAATGATGTAAGGCGTTTCATCAACGCTCCCTCAGCGCTTCCTTCGCCCGGTTAAACGGCTTAATCATATAATCCAGCACCGTTTTCTCCCCGGTCTTGATATCCACCGTCGCAATCATCCCCGGCACAATTGAGAAGTGCCTGCCTGCTTTATTCACCAGGTAATCCTGGCTGGTGCGGATAAACACCCGGTAATAGAACACTTCCGGCTTGGCTTCGTCCTGGATGGTGTCCGGGGAAATCGTCTCCACCACCCCGTGCAGCCCGCCGTAAATGGCGTAGTCGTAGGCGGTGATTTTGACCAGCGCCTCCTGGTTCGGATGGATAAAGGCGATATCGCGCGGCGAGAGGCGGGTTTCGATCAGCAGGTGATCGTCCACCGGCACGATCTCCATCAGCTCGCCGTTGGGCGGGATCACGCCGCCGATGGTGGTGACCTTGATGTTTTTCACGATCCCGCGCACCGGCGATTTCACCGTCAGGCGCGTGACGGAATCCTGACGGCCTTTCAGGATCGCCGAGACCATATCCACCTCCGCGTTGGCTTTCGAGAGCGCCTCGCGCGCCTGAACGTAATACTGCGAACGCAAGTCGGTGAGCTTCAGCTCCAGGTCACTTTTCTGCCGCTGCAGGCGCAGCACCTCTACGTGGCTGGCGGCCCCGGTTTTAACCAGCCGCTGGGTGATCGCCAGCTCCTTATTGGCGAGATCGAGCGCGGCGCGCAGCTCCCGCTGGGTATCCTCAAGCTGCGCGCGGCGGGAGTTGTAGAGCCGCGTTTCGTCGGCAATCAGCTCCGGCCATTCCTTCAGCGAAGGGGGGAACTTCAACG
This region of Enterobacter cloacae complex sp. R_G8 genomic DNA includes:
- a CDS encoding LysR family transcriptional regulator produces the protein MDKLRGMETFIAVVESGSFTGAASRLDMSSVMVGKYIALLESQLGTRLLERNTRRQSLTDAGRVYYDEAKRVLEQVAIAESAVERLRAAPAGTLRVTAPTSFGGCVIAPLTATFLQRYPAVRIELDLTNRMVDLVEEGVDLAIRIGDIRNDDLVAKYLCPYNMVICASPDYLARHGTPQTPADLVDHLCLSHTVWTARNEWRLPGVEGEVRWKRDAVLRCNDGYGLRMAARAGAGLLLQPEVLVAEELASGRLVRVLEPFTPAPRPVHLLWRQDLRPLPKLTEFIAHILLRLGTI
- a CDS encoding bifunctional 2-polyprenyl-6-hydroxyphenol methylase/3-demethylubiquinol 3-O-methyltransferase UbiG, with the translated sequence MAQNIYDNPAFFEGYAQLPRSVDGLNGAPEWPALKSMLPDLHGKSVIDLGCGYGWFCRAARELGASAVTGVDISEKMLARAAELTHDDGIVYQRSDLESLAMKANSFDLVYSSLALHYLPELNTLFGNVQRALKPGGSLVFSMEHPIYTCATRQGWLTDDAGVRFWGVNHYQDEGQRVSNWLADGVIKYHRTLGSTLNALITAGLTVSEVNEWGPTQAQIDAWPALAEEADRPMLVLISARKDQ
- a CDS encoding HlyD family efflux transporter periplasmic adaptor subunit, with the translated sequence MDDLDNALGSESGYTGARRIVILSLLLFIVLGIWAWFGMLDEVSTGTGKVIPSSREQVLQSLDGGILTELNVHEGDQVQAGQVLARLDPTRSESNVGESAARYRASLASSARLYAEVNDLPLKFPPSLKEWPELIADETRLYNSRRAQLEDTQRELRAALDLANKELAITQRLVKTGAASHVEVLRLQRQKSDLELKLTDLRSQYYVQAREALSKANAEVDMVSAILKGRQDSVTRLTVKSPVRGIVKNIKVTTIGGVIPPNGELMEIVPVDDHLLIETRLSPRDIAFIHPNQEALVKITAYDYAIYGGLHGVVETISPDTIQDEAKPEVFYYRVFIRTSQDYLVNKAGRHFSIVPGMIATVDIKTGEKTVLDYMIKPFNRAKEALRER
- a CDS encoding AraC family transcriptional regulator, with amino-acid sequence MVSTETLLHPGGYRTPWHSHRAGQLWRIATGLLVIESQRGRSVVPAKHIGWIPPGNQHAAFSESAIEGSAIYLDPACCTRLPDVPALFEPDDLTHALFSRLSVAESEYDPRKLTLLLDELAVAPQVHFTLPVPTDPRLKDVVRHLLQFVDDNQTVESHARQAGMSVRTFNRRFRAQTGMNFVNWRQLARVMQAMEWLAAGKPVGWIALSCGYSSVSAFIEVFRAWTGKTPGQWAVKEVPFGRR
- a CDS encoding nuclear transport factor 2 family protein; the protein is MSIITSLIADTDNAAQREKMACLLTRLFNGDIDPAEVFTPDYQQVTDGHTLDYRGFIQHLSHVSSQTRTIAFTVVEIACHDKLLADRHIVTVTYPDGRQAEIEVYLFATLREGKIWRIHEVTRALSGDASDRTLAHATE
- a CDS encoding transketolase; this translates as MTDTTVQQVTAAAWRIRRYALRMGEVQGQGYIGQALGYADVLATAFTHGMNLKPDEPEWEGRDRFLLSHGHYAIACYAALIEAGIIPEEELETYGSDDSRLPMSGMATYTPGMEISGGSLGQGLSIGVGMALGLKHKQSPAWVVNSMSDGELDEGSTWEAAMSAAHHGLSNLIVLVDINRQQADGNSHKILGFEPLEDKWTSFGWYVQRVNGNDVPALVAAFDNARRYPENQPRVILCDTLMGKGVPFLEQRDKNHFIRVDADEWQKALAVLDANKPEGVL
- a CDS encoding transketolase family protein, encoding MSQITEKKPRLTTSAMIASIAEDGQETRSAPFGHALVKLAEQRPEVVGMTADLSKYTDLHIFAQAYPERFFQMGMAEQLLMGAAGGMAKEGFIPFATTYAVFATRRAYDFIHQVIAEEHLNVKICAALPGLTTGYGPSHQATEDIAIMRGIPGMTIIDPCDAIDTEQAVPAIAAHNGPVYMRLLRGKVPVVLDQYNYRFTLGKAALLEEGSDVLIIASGLMTMRALEAAKQLRKDNVSVAVLHSPTIKPLDEETILAQTAKPGRLVVVAENHSTVGGLCEAVASLLMRHRVHVDFDTVALPDAFLDAGALPTLHERYGISTAAMVEKIRRRL
- a CDS encoding short chain dehydrogenase → MKIIIIGASGTVGRAVTEALGHRHEVIRVGRTQGDEQVDITSQASVQALFEKVGPVDAIVSASGGLYFGPLATMKDSDFNQGLQDKLLGQVRLALTGQHYLNDGGSITLISGIVAHEPIAQGVNATTVNAALEGFVRAAACELPRGIRINLISPTVLTESVETYDGFFPGFESVPAATVAQAYRRSVEGVQSGRVYKVGY
- a CDS encoding PLP-dependent aminotransferase family protein, whose translation is MSANKLASSAQGLQSSAIRELLKHSKMAGVISLGGGIPNPALFDHEGLKMAADAVLSQHFGEAFQYGLTEGVPGLRDEIQRICEGRGIRCKADDVVVTSGSQQSLDVLARALINPGDTVVVERPTYLAALQVFGLAQANFESVGTDGDGMKVDELEALVANKPIKAVYIVPTFGNPGGVTLSEARRKQLVELSKRYDFVIIEDDPYSEINYTDEVFRPLIAHANDIGNEENVVYTSTFSKILAPGTRVGWVLVPEWLKRAVVNLKQTTDLHTSTLSQLMTYEYLKTGRLAGQIKMIREAYRQKYQTFANELEAELGDVMSFHKPKGGMFLWANMKKGSNTTRWLEKTLSNGVVFVPGEFFYCSEPDHSTLRMSFVTPTDEELKEAVRRLKKSL